The Nerophis lumbriciformis linkage group LG07, RoL_Nlum_v2.1, whole genome shotgun sequence genome window below encodes:
- the sec61g gene encoding protein transport protein Sec61 subunit gamma isoform X2, with product MDQVMQFVEPSRQFVKDSIRLVKRCTKPDRKEFQKIAMATAIGFAIMGFIGFFVKLIHIPINNIIVGG from the exons ATGGACCAAGTAATGCAGTTTGTTGAGCCGAGCAGGCAGTTCGTCAAGGACTCCATCAGGCTTGTCAAGAGATGCACAAAACCCGACAGAAAAG AATTCCAGAAAATCGCAATGGCCACAGCAATTGGATTCGCCATCATGGGATTCATCGGTTTCTTCGTTAAACTGATCCACATCCCCATCAACAACATCATCGT CGGTGGTTAA
- the sec61g gene encoding protein transport protein Sec61 subunit gamma isoform X1 — protein MRWIFFSAEEHKPSDQQDTENKQRPKWYKGNIKINMDQVMQFVEPSRQFVKDSIRLVKRCTKPDRKEFQKIAMATAIGFAIMGFIGFFVKLIHIPINNIIVGG, from the exons ATGAGGTGGATATTTTTTTCAGCTGAGGAACATAAACCGTCTGACCAGCAGGATACAGAAAACAAGCAGCGTCCGAAATGGTATAAAG GGAACATCAAGATCAACATGGACCAAGTAATGCAGTTTGTTGAGCCGAGCAGGCAGTTCGTCAAGGACTCCATCAGGCTTGTCAAGAGATGCACAAAACCCGACAGAAAAG AATTCCAGAAAATCGCAATGGCCACAGCAATTGGATTCGCCATCATGGGATTCATCGGTTTCTTCGTTAAACTGATCCACATCCCCATCAACAACATCATCGT CGGTGGTTAA